The genomic segment GTGGCTCGGCCACGAATGGAGAGGAACTAGCAGGGGAAGGTATGGCACACGTTGAGACCAAGGGCACTCACGGCTCTCTTTTTCTTCTCTTCTTTTTCTCTCTACAATTTAGCCTTTAATTGCAACACACTATGCTCGCCATCGGCATCGATATGAGCAAGGCGTCCTTCCACGCCGCGCTCAATGACAATTCCGTCAAAAAGTTCAAGAACACACCCGAGGGCATCGACGCCTTGCTCGTTGCGAGTGAGGCACTTGGACATTCCGCTGCCGAGACATTGATCGGCGTCGAATCCACCGGCGTCTACCACCTCCTGCTCGCGACCCGGCTCACCAAGACCGGGTATCGGGTCATGATCATCAATCCGCTTGAAAGCCATCGCTTCGGCGCGGCGCACACGCTGCGCAAACTCAAGACTGACGCGGTGGATGCGCAAACAGTTCGCTCCATGGTACTCTTTGGCGTCGGCCGGCTCTTCACCGAGACCGACGATGTCCTGGCCCTCAAGGCGCTCATCACCGAACGGGAGAGCTTGGTTGAGATTCTTGCCATTATGAAGCGGCAACAGGAAGCTCGTATGGTACGCATGCGAGCCATCGAACGGTCCGTGCACGACCCTTCCATATCCGTCATCGCGGCCCTGCAGAGGGAAATACTCCTCCTTGAAGCGGAGCTTCTTGCCTATGCGCCGCATACACAGCATCTTCTGCGCTCCATTCCCGGTATCGGGGCGATATCAGCCGCCTCGCTCGTAGCCTACATCGGCGACATTCATCGTTTCTCTACCCCCGAGAAATTGGTTGCCTTTATCGGGCTTGATTGCCGGGTGCATCAGAGCGGCAGCTCGATCAACGGCCACGGCTACATCAGCAAGCGCGGCAGCAAACATCTGAGAAGCATGCTCTTCAATGCCGCGTTCGTGGCTCGCCGCAGAAATCCGGTACTGGGAGCCTACTTCGCAAAAAAAGTCGCCGAAGGAAAGCACTACACCAGCGCACTCAATGCAGTGGAGCGCAAACTAATTCACATCATTTGGGCCGTCTGGTCACGGGGTACTCCGTTTGTGCAGCGGAGCGTCTAGCCCTGCCGTCAGACCAACTGAGAAAAAAGCGCCCACGGGTGCGGGCGCAGTTTCGAGCTATGTGGATATCGAAGTTGACCCCGATATATCTAGTT from the Candidatus Micrarchaeota archaeon genome contains:
- a CDS encoding IS110 family transposase, encoding MLAIGIDMSKASFHAALNDNSVKKFKNTPEGIDALLVASEALGHSAAETLIGVESTGVYHLLLATRLTKTGYRVMIINPLESHRFGAAHTLRKLKTDAVDAQTVRSMVLFGVGRLFTETDDVLALKALITERESLVEILAIMKRQQEARMVRMRAIERSVHDPSISVIAALQREILLLEAELLAYAPHTQHLLRSIPGIGAISAASLVAYIGDIHRFSTPEKLVAFIGLDCRVHQSGSSINGHGYISKRGSKHLRSMLFNAAFVARRRNPVLGAYFAKKVAEGKHYTSALNAVERKLIHIIWAVWSRGTPFVQRSV